ATGCTCTTGCTTCACGGCCTCATGATGGCTGGTTCTATTGCTTTGGCTTGGTATGGATCACATCTGTGTTACACTTACTTCAGCCCTATGGCAGTGTATTTGTTTATATGAGGTGTAATCTGGCTCCTTGTGTGTGATGGTTGGATGAATGGCAGCATTGAGGTGTCTAGGTGCATGCAACCCTAAACTGGGAAACATCCCCCAGGGAgaagaaagaaaaactaaaacaGGAAGTTGGAAACAGCAGACTCTGATGTTGTTCCATGACTTCTTTTCATTGTCCAATGGTACCATGACTTCCTCTTTCCCTGTTTTCCCAGTTTGGCAGTTGCGTGCAGGGTCCAGCAGGCACCTCTGGCAGAGAGGGTAACCCTGGTGCCAACGGCATCCCGGGAACGCCGGGTATTCCAGGTCGCGACGGGCCGAAAGGCGAGAAAGGCGAGTGCATCAACGAGATCTTTGAAGAGCCCTGGAGGCCCAACTACAAGCAGTGTGCCTGGAACTCTCTCAATTATGGGATTGACCTGGGTAAAGTAGCTGTAAGTATTACAAAACCTTGAATGACTTGTTTCTGCGGAAAATGGTGTTCCAAGTCAAACGTTTCATCCATAGAAATGTTTGAGAACTACCAAGATGTCCCTCTGCTTTGTTGCAGGACTGTACGTTCACCAAGCTGCGTACAGACAGCGCCCTCAGAGTCCTCTTCAGCGGTTCCCTCAGACTCAAGTGTAAGAATGCATGCTGCCAGAGGTGGTACTTCACCTTCAATGGAGCAGAGTGCGCCGGACCCTTGCCCATAGAGTCCATCATCTACTTAGACCAAGGAAGTCCTGAGCTCAACTCAACCATCAACATCCACAGAACATCCTCAGGTACGGCTTAAAGtcatggacttttttttttaggatAAACCTAAACCAAACATATTTTTAACAGTGCTATAAAATACTTTAGTTGAAAGAAGTTCAACATTTTGGGAATTTAGAGAGTTAGATGTTTTTTAGATGAGCTTAAGCTAGAGACTGCATCAggttagcttagtttagcataGCATAAGGCTAAGGAATCGGCTAGCCTGGCTCTGTTCAAAGGTAGAGTGTCTTAGTTACAGCACCTCTAAAGCTCACAaagtaaatattattttaatcttTTCCAAAAACA
This genomic window from Pseudochaenichthys georgianus chromosome 16, fPseGeo1.2, whole genome shotgun sequence contains:
- the LOC117461328 gene encoding collagen triple helix repeat-containing protein 1-like isoform X1, coding for MMSPLIARLLLLVCLALPLYGVEKVRNRGYRKDPDADKFGSCVQGPAGTSGREGNPGANGIPGTPGIPGRDGPKGEKGECINEIFEEPWRPNYKQCAWNSLNYGIDLGKVADCTFTKLRTDSALRVLFSGSLRLKCKNACCQRWYFTFNGAECAGPLPIESIIYLDQGSPELNSTINIHRTSSVEGLCEGVKGGLVDVAVWVGTCDDYPRGDASTGWNSVSRVIIEELPK
- the LOC117461328 gene encoding collagen triple helix repeat-containing protein 1-like isoform X3: MMSPLIARLLLLVCLALPLYGVEKVRNRGYRKDPDADKCAENDAEKPNCTTRHSGEERSANLNKMFGSCVQGPAGTSGREGNPGANGIPGTPGIPGRDGPKGEKGECINEIFEEPWRPNYKQCAWNSLNYGIDLGKVADCTFTKLRTDSALRVLFSGSLRLKCKNACCQRWYFTFNGAECAGPLPIESIIYLDQGSPELNSTINIHRTSSVEGLCEGVKGGLVDVAVWVGTCDDYPRGDASTGWNSVSRVIIEELPK
- the LOC117461328 gene encoding collagen triple helix repeat-containing protein 1-like isoform X2, whose protein sequence is MMSPLIARLLLLVCLALPLYGVEKFGSCVQGPAGTSGREGNPGANGIPGTPGIPGRDGPKGEKGECINEIFEEPWRPNYKQCAWNSLNYGIDLGKVADCTFTKLRTDSALRVLFSGSLRLKCKNACCQRWYFTFNGAECAGPLPIESIIYLDQGSPELNSTINIHRTSSVEGLCEGVKGGLVDVAVWVGTCDDYPRGDASTGWNSVSRVIIEELPK